The following are encoded in a window of Peromyscus maniculatus bairdii isolate BWxNUB_F1_BW_parent chromosome X, HU_Pman_BW_mat_3.1, whole genome shotgun sequence genomic DNA:
- the Pabir2 gene encoding PABIR family member 2 isoform X4 encodes MAQEKMELDFEADTSDGGTLRRSNSAPLIHVLSDLSQVFEPYPLRTRRNSATIMSHHSLEEGLDMMNRETSQEREVQGGMQISQSWDESLSLSDSDFDKPEKLYSPKRIDFTPVSPAPSPTRGFGQPCLSPSSQMFVSSSDMPSSPLPNPRRFSVSRQSAGKCIKPSVLGPLKRKGEMETESQPKRIFQGTTSMLSADAPQLSDLSSWWCYQGEEIPALTRCVEHLQMNE; translated from the exons ATGGCTCAGGAGAAAATGGAGCTGGATTTTGAGGCGGACACATCTGATGGGGGCACCCTGAGACGGTCCAACAGTGCTCCCCTGATCCATGTGCTCAG tGACCTTTCACAGGTTTTTGAGCCGTATCCACTTAGAACTCGGAGGAACAGTGCGACAATTATGAGCCATCATAGCTTG GAAGAAGGCCTGGACATGATGAACAGAGAAACTTCCCAGGAAAG gGAAGTCCAAGGAGGAATGCAGATAAGCCAGTCATGGGACGAGAGCTTGAGCCTG AGTGATAGTGATTTTGACAAGCCAGAGAAATTATATTCTCCAAAGAGAATTGACTTTACTCCAGTTTCTCCGGCACCTTCCCCAACCAGAGGATTTGGACAG CCGTGCCTTTCACCATCTTCGCAAATGTTCGTGAGCAGCAGCGACATGCCATCAAGTCCTCTTCCGAATCCAAGACGTTTTTCAGT GAGTCGTCAGAGCGCAGGCAAGTGCATTAAGCCCAGTGTTCTTGGTCCTCTTAAGAGAAAAG gggagatggagacagaaagccAGCCTAAGAGAATCTTCCAAGGCACCACCAGCATGCTGTCTGCAGATGCTCCGCAATTGTCTGATCTCAGTTCAtg GTGGTGTTATCAAGGAGAAGAAATCCCTGCCTTGACCAGATGTGTGGAGCATCTCCAAATGAACGAATAG
- the Pabir2 gene encoding PABIR family member 2 isoform X2: MAQEKMELDFEADTSDGGTLRRSNSAPLIHVLSDLSQVFEPYPLRTRRNSATIMSHHSLEEGLDMMNRETSQEREVQGGMQISQSWDESLSLSDSDFDKPEKLYSPKRIDFTPVSPAPSPTRGFGQPCLSPSSQMFVSSSDMPSSPLPNPRRFSVSRQSAGKCIKPSVLGPLKRKGEMETESQPKRIFQGTTSMLSADAPQLSDLSSCSDVLDGSSVSSGLSSDSLATGSAPAESPVACSNSCSSLILMDDLSPK, from the exons ATGGCTCAGGAGAAAATGGAGCTGGATTTTGAGGCGGACACATCTGATGGGGGCACCCTGAGACGGTCCAACAGTGCTCCCCTGATCCATGTGCTCAG tGACCTTTCACAGGTTTTTGAGCCGTATCCACTTAGAACTCGGAGGAACAGTGCGACAATTATGAGCCATCATAGCTTG GAAGAAGGCCTGGACATGATGAACAGAGAAACTTCCCAGGAAAG gGAAGTCCAAGGAGGAATGCAGATAAGCCAGTCATGGGACGAGAGCTTGAGCCTG AGTGATAGTGATTTTGACAAGCCAGAGAAATTATATTCTCCAAAGAGAATTGACTTTACTCCAGTTTCTCCGGCACCTTCCCCAACCAGAGGATTTGGACAG CCGTGCCTTTCACCATCTTCGCAAATGTTCGTGAGCAGCAGCGACATGCCATCAAGTCCTCTTCCGAATCCAAGACGTTTTTCAGT GAGTCGTCAGAGCGCAGGCAAGTGCATTAAGCCCAGTGTTCTTGGTCCTCTTAAGAGAAAAG gggagatggagacagaaagccAGCCTAAGAGAATCTTCCAAGGCACCACCAGCATGCTGTCTGCAGATGCTCCGCAATTGTCTGATCTCAGTTCAtg TTCAGATGTTTTGGATGGCAGTAGTGTCAGCAGTGGCTTGTCCTCAGACTCACTGGCTACAGGCAGCGCTCCCGCAGAGTCTCCAGTAGCATGCTCCAATTCATGCTCCTCGCTCATCTTGATGGATGATCTCTCACCCAAGTGA
- the Pabir2 gene encoding PABIR family member 2 isoform X5, with translation MSHHSLVSIKEEGLDMMNRETSQEREVQGGMQISQSWDESLSLSDSDFDKPEKLYSPKRIDFTPVSPAPSPTRGFGQPCLSPSSQMFVSSSDMPSSPLPNPRRFSVSRQSAGKCIKPSVLGPLKRKGEMETESQPKRIFQGTTSMLSADAPQLSDLSSCSDVLDGSSVSSGLSSDSLATGSAPAESPVACSNSCSSLILMDDLSPK, from the exons ATGAGCCATCATAGCTTGGTAAGTATCAAA GAAGAAGGCCTGGACATGATGAACAGAGAAACTTCCCAGGAAAG gGAAGTCCAAGGAGGAATGCAGATAAGCCAGTCATGGGACGAGAGCTTGAGCCTG AGTGATAGTGATTTTGACAAGCCAGAGAAATTATATTCTCCAAAGAGAATTGACTTTACTCCAGTTTCTCCGGCACCTTCCCCAACCAGAGGATTTGGACAG CCGTGCCTTTCACCATCTTCGCAAATGTTCGTGAGCAGCAGCGACATGCCATCAAGTCCTCTTCCGAATCCAAGACGTTTTTCAGT GAGTCGTCAGAGCGCAGGCAAGTGCATTAAGCCCAGTGTTCTTGGTCCTCTTAAGAGAAAAG gggagatggagacagaaagccAGCCTAAGAGAATCTTCCAAGGCACCACCAGCATGCTGTCTGCAGATGCTCCGCAATTGTCTGATCTCAGTTCAtg TTCAGATGTTTTGGATGGCAGTAGTGTCAGCAGTGGCTTGTCCTCAGACTCACTGGCTACAGGCAGCGCTCCCGCAGAGTCTCCAGTAGCATGCTCCAATTCATGCTCCTCGCTCATCTTGATGGATGATCTCTCACCCAAGTGA
- the Pabir2 gene encoding PABIR family member 2 isoform X3, with protein MAQEKMELDFEADTSDGGTLRRSNSAPLIHVLSDLSQVFEPYPLRTRRNSATIMSHHSLVSIKEEGLDMMNRETSQEREVQGGMQISQSWDESLSLSDSDFDKPEKLYSPKRIDFTPVSPAPSPTRGFGQPCLSPSSQMFVSSSDMPSSPLPNPRRFSVSRQSAGKCIKPSVLGPLKRKGEMETESQPKRIFQGTTSMLSADAPQLSDLSSWWCYQGEEIPALTRCVEHLQMNE; from the exons ATGGCTCAGGAGAAAATGGAGCTGGATTTTGAGGCGGACACATCTGATGGGGGCACCCTGAGACGGTCCAACAGTGCTCCCCTGATCCATGTGCTCAG tGACCTTTCACAGGTTTTTGAGCCGTATCCACTTAGAACTCGGAGGAACAGTGCGACAATTATGAGCCATCATAGCTTGGTAAGTATCAAA GAAGAAGGCCTGGACATGATGAACAGAGAAACTTCCCAGGAAAG gGAAGTCCAAGGAGGAATGCAGATAAGCCAGTCATGGGACGAGAGCTTGAGCCTG AGTGATAGTGATTTTGACAAGCCAGAGAAATTATATTCTCCAAAGAGAATTGACTTTACTCCAGTTTCTCCGGCACCTTCCCCAACCAGAGGATTTGGACAG CCGTGCCTTTCACCATCTTCGCAAATGTTCGTGAGCAGCAGCGACATGCCATCAAGTCCTCTTCCGAATCCAAGACGTTTTTCAGT GAGTCGTCAGAGCGCAGGCAAGTGCATTAAGCCCAGTGTTCTTGGTCCTCTTAAGAGAAAAG gggagatggagacagaaagccAGCCTAAGAGAATCTTCCAAGGCACCACCAGCATGCTGTCTGCAGATGCTCCGCAATTGTCTGATCTCAGTTCAtg GTGGTGTTATCAAGGAGAAGAAATCCCTGCCTTGACCAGATGTGTGGAGCATCTCCAAATGAACGAATAG
- the Pabir2 gene encoding PABIR family member 2 isoform X1 yields the protein MAQEKMELDFEADTSDGGTLRRSNSAPLIHVLSDLSQVFEPYPLRTRRNSATIMSHHSLVSIKEEGLDMMNRETSQEREVQGGMQISQSWDESLSLSDSDFDKPEKLYSPKRIDFTPVSPAPSPTRGFGQPCLSPSSQMFVSSSDMPSSPLPNPRRFSVSRQSAGKCIKPSVLGPLKRKGEMETESQPKRIFQGTTSMLSADAPQLSDLSSCSDVLDGSSVSSGLSSDSLATGSAPAESPVACSNSCSSLILMDDLSPK from the exons ATGGCTCAGGAGAAAATGGAGCTGGATTTTGAGGCGGACACATCTGATGGGGGCACCCTGAGACGGTCCAACAGTGCTCCCCTGATCCATGTGCTCAG tGACCTTTCACAGGTTTTTGAGCCGTATCCACTTAGAACTCGGAGGAACAGTGCGACAATTATGAGCCATCATAGCTTGGTAAGTATCAAA GAAGAAGGCCTGGACATGATGAACAGAGAAACTTCCCAGGAAAG gGAAGTCCAAGGAGGAATGCAGATAAGCCAGTCATGGGACGAGAGCTTGAGCCTG AGTGATAGTGATTTTGACAAGCCAGAGAAATTATATTCTCCAAAGAGAATTGACTTTACTCCAGTTTCTCCGGCACCTTCCCCAACCAGAGGATTTGGACAG CCGTGCCTTTCACCATCTTCGCAAATGTTCGTGAGCAGCAGCGACATGCCATCAAGTCCTCTTCCGAATCCAAGACGTTTTTCAGT GAGTCGTCAGAGCGCAGGCAAGTGCATTAAGCCCAGTGTTCTTGGTCCTCTTAAGAGAAAAG gggagatggagacagaaagccAGCCTAAGAGAATCTTCCAAGGCACCACCAGCATGCTGTCTGCAGATGCTCCGCAATTGTCTGATCTCAGTTCAtg TTCAGATGTTTTGGATGGCAGTAGTGTCAGCAGTGGCTTGTCCTCAGACTCACTGGCTACAGGCAGCGCTCCCGCAGAGTCTCCAGTAGCATGCTCCAATTCATGCTCCTCGCTCATCTTGATGGATGATCTCTCACCCAAGTGA